From the Prunus dulcis chromosome 4, ALMONDv2, whole genome shotgun sequence genome, one window contains:
- the LOC117625034 gene encoding delta-9 acyl-lipid desaturase 1-like, which translates to MGLFVNIVMMPCLEFWGRKWNLQDIVTAVVFFILHCLCVMAPFHFTWPALWVACALFLVTGFGVTLSFHRNLAHKSFRLPKWLEYLFAYFGVLSLQGSPIEWVSSHRYHHQFTDTEKDVHSPRQGFWFSHMGWILDSGSRFGKYGGLKNVEDLKRQAFYMFLHRTYFLHSVVLLGSLLYAAGGVPFLVWGMGVRMVCVFHGTLLVNSAGHMWGEQVYHTGDMSRNNWWLGLFALGEGWHNNNHAFDYSARQGLEWWQIDFTWYVIRFFQLLGLATDVKTPTESQKRRKALNSKMKATSH; encoded by the exons GATGATGCCCTGCCTGGAATTTTGGGGAAGGAAATGGAATTTACAAGACATAGTCACTGCAGTTGTGTTTTTCATTCTGCATTGCCTTTGTGTGATGGCGCCGTTTCATTTCACGTGGCCTGCGCTTTGGGTGGCCTGTGCTCTCTTTCTTGTGACGGGTTTTGGAGTGACTTTGTCTTTCCATAGAAATCTTGCTCACAAGAGTTTTCGTCTTCCGAAATGGCTCGAGTACTTGTTTGCTTACTTCGGGGTTCTCTCACTTCAG GGAAGTCCAATAGAATGGGTGAGCTCTCACCGATATCATCACCAGTTTACTGATACTGAGAAAGATGTACATAGCCCTCGTCAAGGATTTTGGTTTAGTCACATGGGTTGGATCCTCGATAGCGGCTCTCggtttggaaaa TACGGAGGACTGAAGAACGTTGAAGATTTGAAAAGGCAAGCCTTCTATATGTTTCTTCATCGTACTTATTTTCTGCATTCAGTTGTTCTACTTGGAAGTTTACTATATGCCGCCGGTGGAGTTCCCTTCTTGGTGTGGGGGATG GGTGTAAGGATGGTATGCGTTTTCCACGGTACTTTGTTAGTAAATTCAGCTGGTCACATGTGGGGTGAACAAGTATATCACACTGGTGATATGTCAAGGAACAATTG GTGGTTGGGTTTGTTTGCACTTGGAGAAGGATGGCACAACAATAACCATGCTTTTGATTACTCAGCTCGACAAGGTTTGGAATGGTGGCAAATTGACTTTACTTGGTATGTAATAAGATTTTTCCAACTACTTGGATTGGCAACAGATGTAAAAACACCAACTGAGTCTCAAAAGCGACGAAAGGCTTTAAACAGTAAAATGAAGGCTACTTCACATTAA